The following proteins are co-located in the Phyllostomus discolor isolate MPI-MPIP mPhyDis1 chromosome 1, mPhyDis1.pri.v3, whole genome shotgun sequence genome:
- the LOC114490351 gene encoding olfactory receptor 1509: protein MVLWKTQWMDTLNQTRVTEFVFLGLVDNWVLKILFFMAFSATYVLTLWGNILILVTIVLTERLHIPMYFFLSNLSFIDICHSSVTVPKMLEGLLLERKTISFDNCIAQLFFLHLFACAEIFLLTIMAYDRYVAICTPLHYSNAMNMRVCTLLVLALWLGGTIHSLVQTFLTIRLPYCGPNVIDSYFCDVPPVIKLACADTYLTGVLMVSNSGTISLTCFLALVTSYTVILVSLRKQSAEGRWKALSTCSAHFMVVVLFFGPCIFIYTRPDTSFPLDKVVSVFYTVVTPLLNPLIYSLRNEEVKIAMKHLRQRQVFFIKSCT from the coding sequence GTCCTTTGGAAAACTCAGTGGATGGATACATTAAACCAAACAAGAGTGACTGAATTTGTCTTCTTGGGACTTGTTGATAACTGGGTACTGAAGATATTGTTTTTCATGGCATTCTCAGCCACATATGTGCTAACTCTATGGGGCAACATTCTCATCCTGGTTACCATAGTCTTGACTGAACGTCTCCATATCCCCATGTATTTCTTCCTGAGCAATTTGTCATTTATTGACATTTGCCACTCATCTGTCACTGTGCCCAAGATGCTGGAGGGTTTGCTTTTAGAGCGAAAAACCATTTCCTTCGACAACTGCATTGCACAGCTCTTCTTCCTACATCTCTTTGCCTGTGCTGAGATCTTTCTGCTGACCATTATGGCCTATGATCGATATGTAGCCATCTGCACTCCATTACACTACTCCAATGCGATGAACATGAGGGTCTGCACACTGCTCGTCCTTGCGCTCTGGTTGGGAGGCACTATTCATTCTCTCGTGCAGACCTTCTTGACCATTCGTCTGCCTTATTGTGGCCCTAATGTTATCGATAGCTACTTTTGTGATGTGCCTCCTGTCATCAAGCTGGCCTGTGCAGATACATACCTCACGGGAGTGCTGATGGTGTCCAATAGTGGGACCATCTCCCTCACCTGTTTCCTGGCTTTGGTCACCTCCTACACAGTCATCTTAGTTTCTCTGAGAAAACAGTCAGCTGAAGGCCGCTGGAAAGCCCTGTCTACCTGCTCAGCTCACTTTATGGTGGTTGTCCTCTTCTTTGGACCATGTATCTTCATCTATACTCGGCCTGACACCAGCTTCCCCCTTGACAAGGTGGTATCCGTTTTTTACACAGTGGTCACCCCTTTGCTGAATCCCCTGATTTACAGCTTGAGGAATGAGGAAGTAAAAATTGCCATGAAGCATCTCAGACAGAGACAAGTTTTTTTCATCAAATCATGTACATGA